In Methanonatronarchaeum sp. AMET-Sl, one genomic interval encodes:
- a CDS encoding RNA methyltransferase yields the protein MVRVVLVNPKFEGNVGFVARLMANFGYDDLVLVDPVELGDEAWIYASNAGYILDDALVVDSFWDAVEGVDVKVATTGVPGVTDSCHVRMPYYSPKELGDRLDGFGGDVALVFGREDHGLPNKVVRECEFVVSIPTSSDYPVMNLSHAVGILLYELSDFEKAEIPVPGQEEMDVLHKKINQVLELIDYPSHKKGKTKLMMKRIIGRAGLTKRETYTLLGILRDTIRKLKEK from the coding sequence TTGGTTCGTGTTGTTTTGGTTAATCCGAAGTTTGAGGGGAATGTTGGTTTTGTGGCTAGGTTGATGGCTAATTTTGGTTATGATGATCTTGTTTTGGTTGACCCTGTTGAGTTGGGGGATGAGGCCTGGATATATGCTTCGAATGCTGGTTATATTCTTGATGATGCGTTGGTTGTTGATTCTTTTTGGGATGCTGTTGAGGGAGTTGATGTTAAGGTTGCTACGACTGGTGTTCCTGGGGTTACTGATAGTTGTCATGTACGGATGCCTTATTACAGTCCTAAGGAGTTAGGGGATCGGTTGGATGGTTTTGGTGGGGATGTGGCTTTGGTTTTTGGTCGTGAGGACCATGGGTTGCCGAACAAGGTTGTTAGGGAATGTGAGTTTGTTGTTTCAATACCGACCTCCAGTGACTATCCAGTGATGAATTTAAGTCACGCGGTAGGTATCTTGCTTTATGAACTAAGCGATTTTGAGAAGGCTGAGATACCGGTGCCTGGTCAGGAAGAAATGGATGTATTACATAAAAAAATCAACCAGGTTTTAGAGTTAATAGATTATCCAAGCCATAAGAAAGGCAAAACAAAGTTAATGATGAAGAGAATAATAGGGAGAGCAGGCCTAACTAAACGTGAAACATATACATTGCTTGGAATACTTAGAGACACAATCCGTAAATTAAAGGAAAAATAG
- a CDS encoding Rpp14/Pop5 family protein: MPVCLRESRRYLAVRVVCDGDVGRGDLVHGVWGTAVSLLGDVEAGESGLWIYGFDGRFLVVGCYDGYVDRVSGVLACVRRVDGVRVRLDVLGVSGTMKKLKKRFIQKQDE; this comes from the coding sequence TTGCCGGTTTGTTTAAGGGAGAGTAGGAGGTATTTGGCTGTTCGTGTTGTTTGTGATGGTGATGTAGGTAGGGGTGATCTTGTTCATGGGGTTTGGGGTACTGCTGTTTCTTTGTTGGGTGATGTTGAGGCTGGTGAGTCGGGGTTGTGGATTTATGGTTTTGATGGCCGTTTTCTTGTTGTTGGTTGTTATGATGGGTATGTTGATAGGGTGAGTGGTGTTTTGGCTTGTGTGCGGCGTGTTGATGGTGTTAGGGTTCGTCTTGATGTTTTGGGTGTTTCTGGGACTATGAAGAAGCTGAAGAAAAGATTTATACAAAAACAAGATGAATGA
- the psmA gene encoding archaeal proteasome endopeptidase complex subunit alpha, translating into MQQSPKMGYDRAITVFSPDGRLFQVEYAREAVKRGTTAMGIKAEDGVVLIVDKRISTELLEPRSIEKIFSLDDHIGSATSGLVADARVLIEKARVESQVNQMTYNEQISVDTLTTKVCEHLQTYTQYGGVRPFGTALLIAGVDNDAPKLFETDPSGAMMEYKATSIGENRQEIMKYFEKEYKEDLDIDEAITLGLQALVKELDEDPTVESLEIGIAKVDTGKFEKLSEEELKEHISHLEELEETEDEETEKETEE; encoded by the coding sequence ATGCAGCAAAGTCCAAAGATGGGATATGATAGGGCTATCACTGTTTTTAGCCCGGACGGTAGATTGTTCCAGGTGGAATATGCGAGAGAAGCGGTTAAGAGAGGTACAACTGCCATGGGTATTAAGGCAGAGGATGGCGTGGTACTGATAGTTGATAAAAGAATTTCCACCGAGCTTCTTGAGCCACGGAGTATTGAAAAGATATTTAGTCTTGATGACCATATTGGGTCGGCTACAAGTGGTTTAGTGGCTGATGCCCGTGTCTTGATAGAGAAGGCAAGGGTTGAGTCACAGGTTAACCAGATGACCTATAACGAACAAATTAGTGTTGACACCTTGACAACCAAGGTTTGTGAACACTTACAGACCTACACCCAGTATGGAGGAGTACGTCCTTTCGGTACCGCCTTACTTATAGCTGGAGTTGACAATGACGCTCCTAAATTGTTTGAAACAGACCCAAGCGGCGCAATGATGGAGTATAAAGCAACCAGCATTGGTGAAAACCGACAAGAAATCATGAAGTACTTCGAAAAAGAATATAAAGAAGACTTAGATATAGATGAAGCAATAACACTTGGTTTACAAGCATTGGTTAAAGAACTGGATGAAGATCCAACCGTTGAATCACTCGAAATCGGTATAGCAAAAGTAGATACAGGTAAGTTTGAAAAACTATCCGAAGAAGAACTCAAAGAACACATAAGCCATTTAGAAGAGCTTGAAGAAACAGAAGATGAAGAAACAGAAAAAGAAACAGAAGAGTAA
- a CDS encoding metallophosphoesterase: MASINPVPGEPAALINDILVIADLHLGVETSYRERGVMIPSQTNKNLKRITKLIKKLEPNRLLILGDFKHNVKGSSWQEKDEIPPLLDKLSDLLPISIVPGNHDGNLKSLLPRDKDIKLHSNRGTVIEDIGLVHGHTWPKPEIINSPKILTGHNHPVIQFNDNLGREQRKKAWIRAPLNKKTTLNRYPEIDWKNQEIIIQPAYSNLVGSAVFNKQNKFLGPLFNQKLINPKKMKAHLLDGTYIGQLTPQPKKDKP; the protein is encoded by the coding sequence TTGGCTTCAATCAATCCAGTTCCAGGAGAACCCGCTGCATTAATCAACGATATACTGGTAATTGCAGACCTACATCTCGGTGTTGAAACCTCCTATAGAGAACGAGGAGTGATGATACCAAGCCAAACAAATAAAAACCTAAAAAGAATCACAAAACTCATCAAAAAACTAGAACCAAACAGGTTGTTAATTCTCGGCGACTTTAAACACAACGTCAAAGGAAGTTCATGGCAAGAAAAAGATGAAATCCCCCCACTCCTAGACAAACTAAGCGATCTACTACCCATCTCAATAGTTCCTGGAAACCACGACGGAAACCTAAAATCACTATTACCAAGAGATAAAGACATCAAACTACATAGTAACAGAGGAACTGTAATAGAAGATATAGGCCTAGTCCATGGACATACATGGCCAAAACCAGAAATAATAAACTCCCCAAAAATATTAACCGGCCATAACCACCCAGTAATCCAATTTAACGATAACTTAGGCAGAGAACAAAGAAAAAAAGCCTGGATACGAGCCCCACTAAACAAAAAAACCACCCTAAACCGATACCCAGAAATAGACTGGAAAAACCAAGAAATAATCATCCAACCCGCATACAGCAACCTAGTCGGAAGCGCAGTATTCAACAAACAAAACAAATTCCTAGGCCCACTATTCAACCAAAAACTAATAAACCCAAAAAAAATGAAAGCACATCTACTAGACGGAACATACATAGGCCAACTAACACCACAACCCAAAAAAGACAAACCATAA
- a CDS encoding 50S ribosomal protein L16, whose protein sequence is MGEKFGKMYRQVKGQAYTRKEYMSGVPGNKIVSFDMGNRDEKDNFPVEMSLLSEEEVQISHNSLESARIAANSYLNKQLGPKNYFLKLRTYPHHVLRENKMATGAGADRVQDGMRLAFGSPVGTAARIDSGQKIFSARVNTNDYKHARKALKRAVMKLPTPGKVVFDKGQELIG, encoded by the coding sequence TTGGGAGAAAAATTCGGAAAAATGTATCGACAAGTTAAAGGTCAAGCTTACACTCGAAAAGAATATATGTCAGGTGTACCTGGCAACAAAATAGTTTCATTTGACATGGGGAACAGAGATGAAAAAGACAATTTCCCCGTTGAGATGTCGTTGTTATCTGAAGAAGAGGTTCAGATTTCACATAACTCACTTGAATCAGCACGTATCGCAGCGAACAGCTATCTAAACAAACAACTCGGACCAAAAAACTATTTCCTAAAACTACGTACCTACCCACACCACGTCTTGAGAGAAAACAAAATGGCAACCGGAGCAGGAGCAGACCGAGTTCAAGACGGAATGAGACTAGCGTTTGGAAGTCCAGTAGGAACAGCCGCACGAATAGACAGCGGCCAGAAAATATTCAGCGCAAGAGTAAACACAAACGACTACAAACACGCAAGAAAAGCACTAAAAAGAGCAGTAATGAAACTACCAACACCAGGCAAAGTCGTATTCGACAAAGGACAAGAACTAATCGGGTGA
- a CDS encoding translation initiation factor IF-2 subunit beta: protein MSEYEYEELLDKAHNEIGDLEKLQQSRFEIPEADVYKEGNITIINNLLTIAKKFNRDPDHLIKFLADKLGTSGKKKDEKASFKGSFSQNYINNRIKEYTQTYLFCYECGSPDTRFQKVDEVKMLKCDACGARKSLQSVTK from the coding sequence ATGTCCGAATACGAATACGAAGAACTACTAGACAAAGCACACAACGAAATCGGAGACCTAGAAAAACTACAACAATCACGATTCGAAATACCAGAAGCAGACGTATACAAAGAAGGAAACATAACAATCATAAACAACCTACTAACAATCGCAAAAAAATTCAACAGAGACCCCGACCACCTAATAAAATTCCTCGCAGACAAACTAGGAACATCAGGAAAAAAGAAAGACGAAAAAGCATCATTCAAAGGCAGTTTCTCACAAAACTACATAAACAACAGAATAAAAGAATACACACAAACATACCTATTCTGCTACGAATGCGGAAGCCCAGACACACGATTCCAAAAAGTCGACGAAGTAAAAATGCTAAAATGCGACGCATGCGGAGCAAGAAAATCACTCCAAAGCGTAACAAAGTGA
- a CDS encoding ribosome assembly factor SBDS, protein MVSLDEAVTARMESHGTRFEVLVDPDLALALKNGDEVDYDELLAIDKIFKDASRGDEASDEMMKEVFDTTNPQEITDTIIKEGDIQLTSEQRKRIQEQKKKKVINRIARNAVNPQQNDAPHPPNRIEKSMEEAGVRIDPFVSVSEQVEEALDAIRPIIPIKFKQKKFAVLIPGEYSGPAYGQMQSFGKIVDEEWQEDGSWIGVIKCPGGIKKELENLVAEITEGKGEVKAYGD, encoded by the coding sequence ATGGTCTCCCTCGATGAAGCCGTAACTGCTAGAATGGAAAGCCATGGTACGAGGTTCGAGGTCTTGGTAGACCCGGACCTAGCTCTAGCACTTAAAAACGGTGATGAAGTAGATTATGACGAACTACTTGCTATAGACAAAATCTTCAAAGACGCATCGAGAGGAGATGAAGCCTCCGATGAAATGATGAAGGAGGTTTTCGATACAACCAATCCCCAGGAAATCACAGATACAATAATAAAGGAAGGAGACATCCAACTAACAAGCGAACAGAGAAAAAGAATCCAAGAACAAAAAAAGAAGAAAGTGATAAACAGGATAGCGAGGAACGCAGTCAACCCACAACAAAACGACGCTCCACACCCACCCAACAGAATCGAGAAATCAATGGAAGAAGCAGGTGTCCGCATAGACCCATTCGTCTCAGTAAGCGAGCAAGTAGAAGAAGCCCTAGACGCAATCCGCCCAATCATACCAATAAAATTCAAACAAAAGAAATTCGCAGTCCTAATACCAGGCGAATACTCCGGACCAGCCTACGGACAGATGCAGAGCTTCGGTAAAATCGTAGACGAAGAATGGCAAGAAGACGGTTCCTGGATAGGCGTAATAAAATGTCCAGGCGGAATCAAAAAAGAGCTAGAAAACTTGGTAGCAGAAATAACTGAAGGAAAAGGAGAAGTAAAGGCATATGGAGATTGA